The DNA window TCTGTGTTGGTTACATGGTCTCATGATGTCTAGCAACATAGTTAGAACTTGAAACCTGAAATAAACAAGCcattgaattagaaaaaaatcttttgttaaAAGCATATGATTTCATGATAGGCATCTTGACACACAGCACAGTTGTCTTGTTTTGGATATACTGGTTTTGAAGAATTCTTGAGATGGTTTTAATGCCATTTAGTCTGGAATATGAGTGCAACAGTGACTGTGGTTGCCCCACATACCACTTAGTTGGTATACAATGTGCTGTGCAGACTGTCAACTTAAAATTCTTGAAACAGAATCTGTTCTTCAACTGAGCCTTCTCCTCACATCATGAGCTTCTGCAACAACTACGGTGGTAGCTTAGGCTCTGGCTACGGTGGCCTGGGATGTGGCTATGGATGTGGCTATGGTGGCTGTGTATATACCTGCTATCGTCCATACTGCTATGGAAGATACTGGTCTTCTGGCTTCTTCTGAGAAATTCTAAATTGCTTGTCTATTCAAAACATGGTCTTATAAAGGCACAATGTGTACTTCCTGCATTATTTATAACAAGGAGGGATATTCACACAATGACTACTGAGTCTTAGACTACCATACAACATTAGACCTTTTGTAATTAAATTGCCTGAATCCAAAAATTTATAGGTATTCATGTAATCCATGTTAGTATTGGATGATTGAATATAAACAATTTTTGAGCAATTGTTTTTGGTAAAATATAtctaaattcatttttcattaaagaTACTCTGTTTTCACACCTTATATTCTTTAATCTAGCTTTCTTCAGATTGTATGTGAGCATATGAATATATGAGATTGTTGACACTTTCACTATCTACAGTAGACAATTTTGGTGCATGGATGGTTATATTCAACCACTGCTTTTCTAATATATGTTTTCATGAGCATATCCAAGGGCTTCTATTATGTACTTTGATATCATCAAAGTCTTTGATCAACTAAAATTTCACTAAAGATATAGGCAAAGTGATAGCTCTATTTTCACCACTTCATgctaatttttaagaatttcattcTTGATAGTATTTTAAGATACCTTTTGGGAGATGTAatttttcctctcaattttgtaTTATTACTAGTATTTTTCTCATTGACAACTATATGCCTGAACTCATCTTATGCATTGTATCTGCACAAAGggctttatttcattcattttacattGTCACAGTAAAATATAGAATTTGAGATCTGTTTCAGTGAAATTTTCAAAGGACCAGCCTCTGCATGTATTTTGGGAAGAGACCTGTTATTTTTTCATAACAAAGCAGTAGCTTTGGTAGGCTGAAACCATTCAAACATAGGCCAGATTAAGAATACAGGCTGAAAAGTGTATCCTCGATCCTGGTAGTCTGGGTAATATTCAGCAAACCTGTTATGGAAACTTTAGTTAATTCACTTCATTTATtagatataaataataatatcaaaatgataaaatataaattagtgAGTTCTAAATATGTTTTTTAGTAACTAATGTTAGAATTTAAAGTAGCTTAAATGACATATGTATAACTGTCTGTTCACAGTTACTTTCTGAATAGGGGATCAAAGTATGAGACTGCTAAAATCTTAAACTGTCCCAAATGCATATTTTTTGGAAGCATTTAGAGGGAAGAATTGTGTGGGTATGCCTTCCTTCATCAGTTGAAAACAGGTTACGCATGGAACtgcatgtgattttattttttaaaacttatgggCTCTTTTTGGCCTTACACATGGTctatcttggggcttccctggtggctcagacagtaaaggatctgcctgcaatgcaggaaacttgggttcaatccttgagtcggggagatccctggaggaggaaatgcaacccagtgcagtattctttcatggagaattccatggacagaggagcctggtaggctacagtccatggagttgcagagttggacatgactgagtgactaacacacacacacacgtggtctagcttggagaatattatatatgtgtacttGAAAGAAATCTGTGTAGTTGGGTATTCTTTTGATAGGTCTAGTtggtttataattttcttcacCATTTATATTATGATCTTCTATATAGTTATTTTATCTAATATTCAAAATGGGATATTAGAACAACCATCTACTTTTAGTGcagtctctttcagttctgtccATTCTTGATTTATGAATTTTGGAGCTCTGCTGTTAGgtacatatgaattttaaattgttatatcttcttgataGATTGCCCTATTTATCATAAAAAGGATCCAtctttaccacaattaaaattctttgttttaaagtctagttAGTTTGATATTGGTGTATGTACTCCAGCTTTCTAATGGTAGCTGtttgcattatatatatgtatacatgtgcacatatatatgtgcatttgTCTGTGTTTGTTTCAAGAGAATTTAattattgaaacatttttatgatggctactctaaaATCTGTGTCAGATAATTCGATTAACTTAGTGTTAGGGTCAGGTAACTATCTTTTTCTATTcgagttttcattttgttgatcctTGGTATGAAGGTATGAGAAAGTTTGTTGGAGCAGCTCGGTTCTgtttaaatctctctctctctctcttttttgaagtTGGCAGTGACCTTGTTCAGGTTTAGCACATGGGTTCTGTGAGCTATGATTCATAAAGTTCAGAATTGCTGCAGTGTTAGTTTAATGTCTTTGGTTTATCTTGACCACTGGTTGTCCCACTGGTTCCTGATATTTGAAAGAGCAGAAAGAATTTCACTGCCTCAGGCTCTGTGTTTCTCTTGGTGGAGTAGTGGCATAGTGAGATTGCCCACCTACCCCCTCACTACCGAGATGACTCTTGGATGGGATAGGAGAGTCTTGGGTACCCAGGTACCTAGGGCAAAGTCTTATGGGATTCAGAAAAACTCCCTTCAAaaagtatattaataaaaaagaaatcacatggAAGATTGGAAAACATTTCAAATTGGTTAATAAAGAAATGCAATGTACCAAATGTATGGCTTACCAATGAAGAAGTGATTAGAGGggaaatttatagttttaaaatattatattatgaaaaagaatatttaaaatcaatgTTCTAAGCTTATTTAAACAGCTAGAAAGTAATACAAAATTAACTATAaaggatgaaggaaaaataaacacaagtaGAAGCAATtcaacagaaaaaggacatgCCATAAAGAAAATAGTACACAAGTTTGGTAGGCCAAATTGATAAACTCTGGACAAACTGATCAAGAATATAGGAGAGATAATACAAATTACTAATCTGAAGAATGATGGAATCAACACCTTTAAAATCTGACAGACTCTAAAAATAATAAGTGAATAAGTACAAAGGATGTTATCCCAATAAATTCCACAAAATGGATGAAAtagaaagtttcttttaattaaaaaaattatcaaaattaatcAGTAAATCTGAACAGTATTTTATCTAATGCAGAAAATGAATACATTATTCAAAACAGCTTTCCACAAAATAAACTCCAGGTTTTGATGACTTCAATGgtaaatttcattaaatatttaaacagcAGTTTTATTGTTAACTTAAGAAAAGATAGTAGTCTAGGAGCTTTcctcaaatatattttccaaagcaATACCTAAAAAAGGATACGCTACACCCACAGGTATTTTATTAATTGTACCAGAACACAGAattcatatctatctatctacctacctatctatctatctaggaGATGTAGATAGAAACATATCAGTAATGAAAAGCTTTAATATACCACTCTCAGAACAAGCACATctagtagaaaaaaataagtgaaatgagAGAGCACCTACAATTTAATTTATAAGGTAGATTTTATGGATATATGTTCATCTATATACTTACAGTAGAGAAAAACCTTCTTCTCAAGTTTccacagaaatatataaaaattgattaaaaggaaaataatttgtccatttttaatataGAGATGctgcagaaaacattttttaaaattttttgctatGAAGCTAGAGGTGttaggtgggctgcagtctatggggttgcacagagtcggacacgactggagtgacttagcagcagcagcagcagaggttgtCAACAAGAACAAGGGACAGAAAATCCTGTTCACCTAGTGAGTAAAGCTTTGATTAAACGTCTCTCAGATAAAAGAGTGAATATAATCTGAGATcacagaatttcaaaataaataatggtaATGGAAATAGTAATTAAGAAAATTGATGAAAAATATGCACGCACTAATTGGAGAAAAATTTACAACACTAACTACTTGTGTCagtgaaagatgaaagaaatagCATAAATAATTAATACCTTGGttgtgagtgaagtcgctcaggtgtgtctgactctttgcgaccctgtggactgtagcctaccaggcttctccatccatggcattctccaggcaagaatactggagtgggttgccatttccttctctaggagatcttcctgacccagggattgaacccaggtctcccacattgtaggcagatgctttaccatctgagccaccagggaagtcacttatCTTGGTTAAGGGAGccttaaataaaaacaattaagtaAACCAAAGGAAGTGCAAAGAAGGAGGTAATAAACAGCtaagcagaaattaatgaagtagaaaacagataaaaagcAATTGGCTTTTAATACGACTCAAATATTACTATTTGAAAAGATTGGCATTTACAAATCATTTGCTAATTTgatcagaggggaaaaaacaaaaggaaaaaaaaagaaacaaaaataaaaagaataagtctatacaaaattagaaataatgaaaaataaacacataaataagtttaaaaaatgttatgaatCTACTTTGCAGATCTTTGTGGATATAAATTTGAACCCCGGATGCAATGAATAATTTCTTAGGGGAATATAGATGACTAGAACTGATACATTTACATTGAGGAGTTATAAAGAGACTGATTTCCtagggagaaacagaaaaaaatcattatagaAATACCCTACAAAATGCTCCAGATCGAGATAATTATACATGGAAATTCTACCAAATTTTCAGAGATAAAATGATTTGATGTTCTATAAATTGTTCCAGAGTATGGCAGGGAAAGTGCTTGATTCCCAATAGAAAGGATGCATAGCATTGATATCGGTGGTAGGTAAACAATTAAGATGCCAttctgatttcttcctcttgaTGTCAATGGCCTGGTATGATGCCCTCCTCCTGAGTATAGACAAGATATGTGAATTACTTCTAACTAATATTATACAGAAAAATTGATGAAACATTTGATTGTTTATGTGATtatgttatataaaattatatgtgatTATAGTGCCCATCTTGGGCTTTACtcatagttcagctggtaaagaatctgcctgcagtacaggagacctgggttcaactcctgagtcaggaagatcccctggagaaggaaatggcagcacagtccagtatttttgtctagagaatcccattgatggagggtTCATGCGGttggaagagttggacaggatttagtgactaaaccaccaccaccacagtgcCTAACTGGAGTGTTTTCCCTCCATTTTGGGCTTTGAAAAGACAAGCAAACGTGTAAGGAACTACAGGCAGCCTCCTGAAGCTGAGAGTGGCCTCTAACAGTCAGCTTACAAATGCCTCCCACCAAAAGTCAGTGTTTTGCACCCCCAGTTACACAACCACACAGAATGGAATTCAGCCCAAGATAAGTCTGTAGGTAATACTGAATGTCAAATAACTGACCTAAAAACTAGGATTGCTCTTTGGATTGATTACTTTTATTAgatcaacaaacaaacaagctcCAGGATGAAAGCATCAAGGTAGTTACTATGATATCATCAGTCTAATGAAAGAAGAAGTCTTGAGTTCACAGGAAAATTTCACTTTATGCACTTAATGAGGTAAGTTCTGGGAAATGTATAGGTTAGATGGTAGGTCCACAATAGACCACATTAAACTTCCATGATGCAGCCTAATCATCATCCAGGGGAAAGATACAGAACATGAGGGCTTCAGAACTGGTGAATCCTGGTGTCCGGGTGTAGAGGATGAGAGTCTTCCATGGTGTCCTCAACAGTAGTAGCCAAAGCCAGAGCCATAGCCGCATCCATAGCCACAGCCACAGAGAGAGCGGGAGCCATAGCCGTAGCCACAGCCATAGCCACAGCCCAGCCTGCGGAAGCCAGAGCCGTAGCAGGAGCCATAGCCACAGCCCAGCCTGCGGAAGCCAGAGCCATAGCAGGAGCCATAGCCACAGCCCAGGCCTCCATAGCTGTAGCTTCCACAGCCGAGACCACCATAGTAGTTTCCGTAGTAGCCACACATGGTGTGGGTGGTTGAGGTTGTTCTCGGGTGGAGAAGGAGAGTAGAAGTGTCACTTGAGTGTGGACATTTCTCCCTGCAGAGGGCCTTTTATATGCCCTCAGTGTGGGTGTGACCCACCACACCTTCATGCCATTGGCTAACTTTATGACCACTCTAATTAGTTTGTTGCTCACAACCATATCATGAAACAACAGGGAAATTCAGCAGGCTTGTTGTGTTGACATCCCAGTTTGGATTCCTCTTATTTAATTGAGCGTTTGGATGAGAGGAGACATACACTCATACCTACACTGTCCTGCCCCAAAGTATTATATGTGTTCATTTTAAGCTTCTAGAACCATCCTTCATGTCAAGAAAAAAGACTTTTTAggacttttcaaataattttattattttataacctTTCACAAAGAATAATATTTCTattgtttcatacatttttattcttccatCATCAAAATTATCACTTTCTTAAGATATTTaatgtctttatatatttaagcAATATTGTCTTTCATGACATAATATTGACAGTCATTTTAATAAACatacttgaaataaaatttcaaggcAATCAGTTCTGAACAAAATGTCTTCTACTTTCTTACTTATATCAATGATCTAACTTTCATTTATGTTCAGCTTCCACTGAAGGATGTGAAATAGAAGTCATTTTCTGGAATCCAATTTCTGTATTTCCTAATTGTCTATACAGTGATTAGTTAATATTCTATATAAGTATCcaataggattcagttcagttcagtttagtcattcagtcgtgtctgactctttgcgaccccatgaatcacagcacgccaggcctccatgtccattaccaactcccagggttcactcaaactcatgtccatagagtcggtgatgccatccagccatttcatcctctgttgtccccttctcctcctgcccccaatccctcccagcatcagagtcttttccaatgagtcaactcttcccatgaggtggccaaagcactgg is part of the Bos indicus x Bos taurus breed Angus x Brahman F1 hybrid chromosome 1, Bos_hybrid_MaternalHap_v2.0, whole genome shotgun sequence genome and encodes:
- the LOC113898453 gene encoding keratin-associated protein 6-1-like — protein: MCGYYGNYYGGLGCGSYSYGGLGCGYGSCYGSGFRRLGCGYGSCYGSGFRRLGCGYGCGYGYGSRSLCGCGYGCGYGSGFGYYC